In Mixta intestinalis, the following are encoded in one genomic region:
- a CDS encoding cyclic di-GMP phosphodiesterase, whose translation MPLSKVIKRHAAYPRRIAGFSAAAGLLFFLLFSAVMLFIIQQKRAEQHDRLADASKAWLQETFRTLEKNLLPLLPYSDDNCQSISNDLSTRATFTHGIRTILLVRHGDIWCSSATGALRLPVRTFSSSLNYSRSRDLRLVAGTPMMPNSPAFLLWLSRPDVPDEGIVATLDLNIAPLLLLAAQQEGINDLAIAVGDKALRLWDNQLLARAQLPAAPLRQFSLSEDGLTFYLYGEALPSRDITLTLLIGLLLAMLAASGCWLFFLLCQRPGKEILQAIKHNEFHVVYQPLIEAQSGRVCGLEALLRWTHPVTGPIPADAFVTYAESQNMIVPLTRHLFELVAQDAQLLCRYLPPGTTLGMNIAPGHLTDEAFRQDVKEWIAAMPQDHFAYVFEITERTMVSEQNATEIFDWLHARQITIAIDDFGTGHSNLIYLEKFCFDYLKIDRGFVQSIGMETITSPVLDAVLNLARKLKLKTVAEGIETEEQAAWLLKRGVTHFQGYLFSRPLPPNELICYLQKRQATLS comes from the coding sequence ATGCCGTTATCCAAAGTTATCAAGCGTCATGCCGCTTATCCACGCAGGATAGCCGGGTTCAGCGCCGCAGCAGGCCTTCTCTTTTTCCTGCTTTTTAGTGCCGTTATGCTTTTTATTATTCAGCAGAAACGAGCGGAACAGCACGATCGGCTGGCTGATGCCAGTAAAGCCTGGCTGCAGGAAACCTTCCGCACGCTTGAAAAGAATCTGCTACCGCTGCTGCCCTACAGCGATGATAACTGCCAGAGTATCAGTAACGATCTCAGTACCCGCGCCACCTTTACCCATGGTATCCGCACTATTCTGCTGGTGCGCCACGGCGATATCTGGTGCTCATCAGCTACCGGCGCGCTACGGCTTCCGGTGCGAACTTTTTCCTCATCGTTAAACTATTCCCGCAGTCGCGATCTCCGTCTGGTTGCCGGTACGCCAATGATGCCGAACAGCCCGGCGTTTTTGCTGTGGCTGTCACGCCCTGACGTACCAGATGAAGGTATCGTCGCCACGCTGGATCTGAATATCGCTCCTTTACTGCTGCTGGCGGCCCAACAGGAAGGCATCAACGATCTGGCCATTGCCGTAGGCGATAAGGCGCTGCGCCTGTGGGATAATCAGCTGCTGGCGCGTGCGCAGCTGCCTGCCGCACCGCTGCGCCAGTTTAGCCTGTCCGAAGATGGGCTGACATTCTATCTCTACGGCGAAGCGTTGCCCTCACGGGATATCACGCTAACGCTGTTGATAGGGCTGCTGCTGGCGATGTTAGCCGCGTCAGGCTGCTGGCTGTTTTTCCTGCTGTGCCAGCGTCCCGGTAAAGAGATTTTACAGGCGATTAAGCACAATGAGTTTCATGTGGTGTATCAACCGTTGATTGAGGCGCAGTCGGGGCGTGTTTGCGGCCTTGAGGCGCTGTTGCGCTGGACGCATCCGGTCACCGGCCCGATTCCTGCTGATGCCTTTGTCACCTACGCCGAAAGTCAGAATATGATTGTTCCCCTGACGCGCCATCTGTTTGAACTGGTGGCACAGGATGCTCAACTGCTGTGCCGCTATCTGCCGCCCGGCACCACGCTGGGCATGAATATCGCACCGGGGCATCTGACCGATGAAGCCTTCCGTCAGGATGTGAAGGAGTGGATTGCAGCCATGCCACAGGATCATTTTGCCTACGTGTTTGAAATCACCGAAAGAACCATGGTTTCCGAACAGAATGCCACGGAAATTTTTGACTGGTTACACGCCCGCCAGATTACCATCGCCATCGATGATTTCGGTACCGGTCACAGCAACCTGATCTATCTGGAGAAATTCTGCTTCGACTATCTGAAAATCGATCGTGGCTTTGTGCAAAGCATCGGTATGGAAACTATCACTTCACCGGTGCTGGATGCGGTGCTGAACCTGGCACGCAAGCTGAAGCTAAAAACCGTTGCCGAGGGAATTGAAACTGAAGAACAGGCCGCATGGCTGCTTAAACGCGGCGTAACCCATTTCCAGGGTTATCTTTTCAGCCGCCCGTTACCGCCTAATGAACTGATTTGCTATTTGCAAAAACGCCAGGCCACTTTATCCTGA
- a CDS encoding extracellular solute-binding protein produces the protein MLLRLFILTFFIGVSLSAQANIIRESYAFSELGKPKYDVNFNHYDYANPAAPKGGKITLAVIGNYDNFNLYASRGYPGSGTDKLYDTLFVTSDDEIGSYYPLIAEYARYPADFKWAEITLNPQARFHDGTPITAQDVAFTFEKFMTEGVPSFRVVYKGVKVKAISRLTVRIELPKADKSQMLGLFSLPVLAEKFWHNRKFNEPLGYPPLSSGPYRISAYKVGQYITYSRVKDYWAANLPVNKGRFNFDTIRYDYYLDDNVAFEAFKAGAFDFRAEGSAKNWATQYRGDSFDKQQIVKEARPNNVTTDAAWLAFNNEKPLFSDRRVRQALTLAFDFEWMNKALFYGSYKRSSSYFQNTEYAAVDYPDAAELEILAPYKGKIPDEAFTERFQPPVSNGSGYDRDNLLKALSLLQQAGWQLKNRQLVNAAGEPFHFELLVRSGSTINWVLPFQHSLKRLGITMEIRQVDSSQYLRRLRKGDYDMVPSTYYAMPWPNSSLRQMWQSPFIDSSWNQARVKSPVLDALIDRILAQQGDKAALLPLGRALDRVLLWNYYRIPMWYSANDRYAWWNKFSHPAITPAYAVGLENWWYDVNKAAKLPAQRR, from the coding sequence ATGCTACTTCGTCTGTTTATACTGACTTTTTTTATCGGCGTGTCGCTAAGCGCGCAGGCAAATATTATTCGTGAAAGCTACGCCTTTTCCGAGCTGGGAAAACCGAAATATGACGTCAACTTTAATCACTATGATTACGCTAACCCGGCCGCGCCGAAAGGCGGCAAAATCACCCTGGCGGTCATTGGTAACTACGATAACTTTAACCTTTACGCCTCACGCGGTTATCCAGGAAGCGGAACCGACAAGCTGTATGACACTTTGTTTGTTACCTCGGACGATGAAATTGGCAGCTATTATCCGCTGATTGCTGAATATGCCCGCTATCCTGCTGATTTTAAATGGGCAGAAATAACGCTTAACCCTCAGGCACGCTTTCATGACGGCACGCCAATTACCGCGCAGGACGTCGCCTTTACCTTTGAAAAATTTATGACCGAAGGCGTTCCCTCTTTTCGGGTGGTTTATAAAGGCGTCAAGGTAAAAGCGATCTCCCGGCTGACGGTACGTATTGAACTGCCGAAGGCGGATAAAAGCCAAATGTTAGGCTTGTTTAGCCTGCCGGTACTGGCAGAGAAATTCTGGCATAACCGTAAGTTTAACGAACCGCTGGGCTATCCCCCGCTCTCCAGCGGGCCTTATCGCATCAGCGCTTACAAAGTAGGTCAGTATATAACCTACTCGCGCGTAAAAGATTACTGGGCGGCTAACCTGCCGGTAAACAAAGGGCGTTTTAATTTCGACACCATCCGCTACGACTACTATCTGGACGATAACGTCGCGTTTGAAGCCTTTAAAGCAGGCGCCTTCGATTTTCGTGCTGAAGGCTCCGCCAAAAACTGGGCAACGCAGTATCGTGGCGACAGCTTTGATAAGCAGCAGATCGTTAAGGAAGCGCGTCCCAATAATGTGACTACCGATGCCGCATGGCTGGCCTTTAATAATGAGAAGCCGTTGTTCAGCGACCGCCGTGTACGTCAGGCGCTGACGCTGGCGTTTGATTTTGAATGGATGAACAAAGCGCTATTTTATGGCTCCTACAAACGCAGCAGCAGCTATTTCCAGAACACCGAATATGCCGCTGTCGATTATCCCGACGCCGCCGAGCTGGAAATCCTCGCACCCTATAAAGGGAAGATCCCGGATGAAGCCTTTACCGAGCGTTTTCAGCCGCCGGTCAGCAACGGCAGCGGCTACGATCGCGATAACCTGCTTAAGGCACTGTCGTTATTGCAGCAGGCTGGCTGGCAGCTCAAAAATCGTCAACTGGTAAACGCCGCCGGTGAGCCATTCCATTTCGAACTGCTGGTGCGCAGCGGCAGTACGATTAACTGGGTACTGCCGTTCCAGCACAGCCTGAAACGGCTTGGCATTACCATGGAAATTCGCCAGGTTGACAGCTCACAATATTTGCGGCGCCTGCGTAAGGGTGATTATGATATGGTGCCATCAACGTATTACGCGATGCCCTGGCCTAACAGCTCGCTGAGACAGATGTGGCAATCCCCGTTTATCGATTCCAGCTGGAACCAGGCGCGGGTAAAAAGCCCGGTGCTGGATGCTTTGATCGATCGTATTCTGGCACAGCAGGGCGATAAAGCGGCGCTGCTGCCGCTGGGACGTGCGCTGGATCGGGTACTGCTGTGGAACTACTACCGCATCCCCATGTGGTACAGCGCCAACGATCGCTACGCCTGGTGGAATAAATTCTCCCATCCGGCGATAACACCTGCCTATGCCGTCGGGCTGGAAAACTGGTGGTACGATGTTAACAAAGCTGCGAAATTGCCGGCCCAGCGGCGTTAA
- a CDS encoding microcin C ABC transporter permease YejB, protein MGVYLIRRLLLIIPTLWAIITLNFFIVQIAPGGPVEQALANIQFGHASGLPGGGGETSGNRAALNPSPGDNQYRGSRGLDPEVVAEITKRYGFDKPLHERYFNLLWDYIRFDFGNSLFRSASVVQMIKDSLPVSASLGLWSTLIIYLVSIPLGIKKAVRNGSAFDIWSSALIIVGYAIPAFLFAIMLIVLFAGSSYFDWFPLRGLTSPQFDALPWYAQIGDYFWHIALPVLATVIGGFATLTMLTKNSFLDEIRKQYVVTARAKGLDENKILYRHVFRNAMLLVIAGFPATFISMFFTGSLLIEVMFSLNGLGLLGYEATIQRDYPVMFGTLYIFTLIGLLLNILSDMTYTLVDPRIDFEGR, encoded by the coding sequence TTGGGCGTTTATCTTATTCGTCGTTTGCTGCTGATTATTCCCACGCTGTGGGCAATTATTACGCTGAATTTTTTTATTGTGCAGATCGCCCCCGGTGGTCCGGTTGAACAGGCGCTGGCCAACATACAGTTTGGGCACGCCAGCGGATTACCCGGCGGTGGCGGTGAAACCAGCGGTAACCGTGCGGCACTGAACCCCTCGCCTGGCGATAACCAGTATCGCGGCTCACGCGGGCTCGATCCGGAAGTAGTGGCGGAAATCACCAAACGCTACGGTTTCGATAAGCCGCTGCATGAGCGCTACTTTAACCTGCTGTGGGACTATATCCGCTTCGATTTTGGCAACAGCCTGTTTCGCAGCGCCTCGGTGGTGCAGATGATTAAAGATAGCCTGCCGGTTTCCGCCTCGCTCGGCCTGTGGAGCACGCTGATTATCTATCTGGTATCGATACCGCTGGGCATTAAAAAAGCGGTACGCAACGGCAGCGCTTTCGATATCTGGAGCAGCGCCCTGATTATTGTCGGCTACGCCATACCCGCTTTTTTGTTCGCCATCATGTTGATCGTTCTTTTTGCAGGCAGCAGCTATTTCGACTGGTTTCCGCTGCGCGGTCTCACCTCGCCGCAGTTCGATGCGTTACCCTGGTATGCACAGATTGGCGATTATTTCTGGCATATTGCCCTGCCGGTACTGGCAACGGTAATCGGCGGCTTCGCAACCCTGACGATGCTGACAAAAAATTCCTTTCTTGATGAAATTCGCAAGCAGTACGTGGTAACCGCGCGCGCCAAAGGGCTGGATGAGAATAAAATCCTCTATCGCCACGTATTCCGTAACGCCATGCTGCTGGTGATTGCCGGTTTTCCCGCCACGTTTATCAGCATGTTTTTTACCGGTTCGTTGCTAATTGAGGTAATGTTTTCTCTTAATGGTCTTGGTCTTCTGGGTTATGAAGCCACCATTCAGCGTGATTATCCGGTAATGTTTGGCACGCTGTATATCTTTACGCTGATCGGCCTGCTGCTCAATATCCTGAGCGATATGACCTACACGCTGGTCGATCCCCGCATCGATTTTGAGGGACGTTGA
- a CDS encoding ABC transporter permease → MSRLNPVNQARWQRFRENRRGYWSLWLFMLIALLCLGAELLANEKPLLVHYQDRWYAPLLFDYTESDFGGPFATLADYQDPWLKQRLSQDGWALWAPIRFSDSTINFATPVPFPSPPSAQNWLGTDANGGDVLARILYGTRISLLFGFMLTLISSVIGVTVGAVQGYFGGKVDLLGQRIIEIWSGMPTLFLIIMLSSVIQPGFWWLLAITVAFGWMSLVGVVRAEFLRTRNFDYIRAAMALGVSDSRIMLRHMLPNAMVATLTWLPFILCGSITTLTSLDFLGFGLPLGSPSLGELLLQGKNNLQAPWLGLAGFFTLAILLSLLIFIGEAVRDAFDPAKVS, encoded by the coding sequence ATGAGCCGTTTAAATCCGGTCAACCAGGCGCGCTGGCAACGCTTCAGGGAGAACCGCCGCGGTTACTGGTCGCTGTGGCTGTTTATGCTGATTGCGCTTCTCTGTCTGGGCGCAGAGCTGCTGGCAAACGAAAAACCGCTGCTGGTGCACTATCAGGATCGCTGGTATGCCCCGCTACTGTTTGACTATACCGAAAGCGATTTTGGCGGCCCTTTCGCCACGCTGGCAGATTATCAGGATCCCTGGCTGAAGCAGCGCCTGTCGCAGGATGGCTGGGCGCTGTGGGCACCAATCCGCTTTAGTGACAGCACGATTAACTTCGCTACGCCGGTGCCCTTTCCTTCTCCGCCCTCGGCACAAAACTGGCTGGGTACCGATGCCAACGGCGGCGATGTGCTGGCGCGCATCCTCTACGGCACGCGGATTTCCCTGCTGTTCGGCTTTATGCTGACGCTGATATCCAGCGTTATTGGCGTTACGGTTGGCGCAGTGCAGGGCTATTTTGGCGGTAAGGTCGATCTGCTGGGGCAGCGCATCATTGAAATCTGGTCGGGAATGCCGACGCTGTTTTTAATTATTATGCTCTCCAGCGTCATTCAGCCTGGCTTCTGGTGGCTACTGGCGATTACCGTCGCCTTTGGCTGGATGAGTCTGGTGGGCGTGGTGCGCGCCGAATTCCTGCGCACGCGCAACTTTGACTATATTCGTGCGGCGATGGCGCTTGGCGTCAGCGACAGCCGCATCATGCTGCGCCATATGCTGCCTAACGCAATGGTAGCGACATTAACCTGGCTGCCCTTTATCCTCTGCGGTTCCATCACTACGCTCACCTCACTCGACTTTCTCGGTTTTGGTCTGCCGCTGGGCTCGCCTTCTCTGGGCGAGCTGTTGTTGCAGGGAAAAAACAATTTGCAGGCACCGTGGCTTGGTCTGGCAGGCTTTTTCACCCTGGCGATTTTGCTGTCGCTGCTGATTTTTATCGGCGAGGCGGTACGCGACGCGTTCGATCCCGCGAAGGTATCATAA
- the yejF gene encoding microcin C ABC transporter ATP-binding protein YejF: MASPLLSINHLSIAFRRGNTERLVVDDVSLAVEAGETLALVGESGSGKSITALSVMRLLPSPPAVWPQGEILFAGKDILRADERTLQRLRGNRMAMIFQEPMVSLNPLHTLEKQLYEVLSLHRGMRREAARAEMLSCLDRVGIRHARTRLADYPHQLSGGERQRVMIAMALLTQPELLIADEPTTALDVTVQAQILTLLKELKQELNMGLLFITHNFNIVRQLADSVSVMQNGKIVEHNRCNQLFAAPQHPYTRKLIDAEPAGRPEPIDASLPPLLEVNNLQVSFAVKRGLLRRVTHQHHAVKGLSFSLRPGESLGLVGESGSGKSTTGLALLRLIASQGEIRFAGQPLQNLSRRQMLPWRPRLQVVFQDPNSSLNPRLSVLQIIEEGLHVHRPALTAQQREEQVVKVMQEVGLDPDTRHRYPAEFSGGQRQRIAIARALILQPELVILDEPTSSLDRSVQKQILELLKKLQREHRIAWIFISHDLQVVRSLCHQVIVLRQGEVIEQGECERLFVAPQQDYTRQLMAQSVG; encoded by the coding sequence ATGGCTTCTCCCCTGCTCAGTATTAATCACCTCAGCATCGCTTTTCGCCGTGGCAACACCGAACGCCTGGTGGTGGATGATGTTTCCCTCGCCGTAGAAGCGGGCGAAACGCTGGCGCTGGTGGGCGAATCCGGCTCCGGCAAAAGTATCACCGCACTGTCGGTTATGCGCCTGTTGCCCTCACCGCCAGCGGTCTGGCCACAGGGCGAGATCCTGTTCGCCGGGAAAGATATTCTGCGCGCCGATGAACGCACCCTACAGCGGCTGCGCGGCAACCGTATGGCGATGATATTCCAGGAGCCAATGGTTTCGCTGAATCCCCTGCATACGCTGGAGAAACAGCTGTATGAAGTGCTGTCGCTGCATCGCGGCATGCGGCGTGAAGCCGCACGCGCGGAAATGCTGAGCTGTCTCGACCGCGTAGGCATTCGTCATGCCCGCACTCGTCTGGCGGATTACCCGCATCAGCTTTCCGGCGGTGAACGCCAGCGCGTAATGATCGCCATGGCGCTGCTGACCCAGCCGGAACTGCTGATTGCTGATGAGCCAACCACGGCGCTGGATGTCACCGTGCAGGCGCAAATTCTGACGCTGCTGAAAGAGCTGAAGCAGGAGCTGAATATGGGGCTGCTGTTTATCACTCATAATTTTAATATTGTGCGTCAGCTGGCAGACAGCGTCAGCGTTATGCAGAACGGTAAAATTGTGGAACATAACCGCTGCAACCAGCTGTTTGCCGCACCGCAGCATCCCTATACGCGCAAGCTGATAGACGCAGAACCGGCAGGCCGCCCGGAACCTATCGATGCCAGCCTGCCTCCCCTGCTTGAAGTGAATAATCTACAGGTTTCCTTCGCGGTGAAGCGCGGGCTGCTACGACGCGTGACGCATCAGCATCATGCAGTGAAAGGTTTGAGCTTTAGCCTGCGCCCCGGCGAAAGTCTGGGATTGGTCGGCGAGTCCGGCTCTGGCAAAAGTACCACCGGGCTGGCGCTGCTAAGGCTGATTGCCTCGCAGGGCGAAATCCGTTTTGCCGGACAGCCGCTGCAAAACCTGAGCCGTCGACAGATGCTTCCCTGGCGTCCACGCCTGCAGGTCGTTTTTCAGGATCCCAACTCCTCGCTGAACCCACGCCTGAGCGTGTTGCAAATCATAGAGGAAGGGCTGCATGTGCACCGCCCTGCGCTGACCGCACAGCAACGAGAAGAACAGGTCGTGAAGGTGATGCAGGAAGTGGGACTCGATCCCGATACTCGCCATCGCTACCCCGCCGAATTCTCCGGCGGTCAGCGCCAGCGCATCGCCATTGCCCGTGCGCTGATTCTGCAACCGGAGCTGGTGATCCTTGATGAACCAACCTCATCGCTCGATCGTTCAGTACAAAAACAGATCCTGGAGCTACTGAAGAAACTGCAACGGGAACATCGCATCGCCTGGATCTTTATCAGTCACGATCTGCAAGTGGTACGTTCACTTTGCCATCAGGTAATCGTGTTGCGTCAGGGCGAAGTTATTGAGCAAGGCGAGTGTGAACGGCTTTTTGTCGCACCGCAGCAGGATTATACGCGGCAGCTGATGGCGCAAAGCGTGGGTTGA
- a CDS encoding YejG family protein, which yields MNTLPMSVVHRLPQSYRWAAGLAGGVVESHSSNTLAAADDLIGLRLLSHDGAPAWEVMQKLRAMLAEIQVECTLVEWQGEPCLFVQRSDESAATVRLKNQGVAIAETFITQPI from the coding sequence TTGAACACTTTACCGATGTCGGTCGTGCACCGCTTACCGCAAAGCTATCGCTGGGCTGCTGGCCTGGCCGGTGGCGTGGTTGAGTCTCACTCGTCAAACACGCTGGCGGCGGCAGACGATCTGATCGGTCTGCGTCTGCTGAGCCATGACGGCGCGCCAGCCTGGGAGGTGATGCAGAAGCTGCGTGCGATGCTGGCGGAAATTCAGGTGGAGTGTACGCTGGTAGAGTGGCAGGGCGAACCCTGCCTGTTTGTACAGCGTAGCGATGAGAGCGCCGCCACGGTTCGACTGAAAAACCAGGGCGTTGCTATTGCTGAGACCTTTATCACCCAGCCAATTTGA
- a CDS encoding Bcr/CflA family multidrug efflux MFS transporter: MLMPLSIDMYLPAMPEIAREYGVSAGSVQMTLSAYILGFALGQLFYGPLADSFGRKPVITIGTLIFALAAAACAMSQSVEQLINMRFLHGLSAAAASVVINALMRDSFSNEEFSRMMSFVMLVTTVAPLLAPIIGGWLLVLWSWHAIFWSLSLAALAVTLMVVTQIKETLPKEQRQRFHLRTTLRNFLSLFRHKRAFSYMLASGFSFAGLFSFLNAGPFVYIEVNHVSPQHFGYYFALNVVFLFIMTLINSRSVRRFGPLAMFRFGLIIQFLMGIWLLIVSALNLGFLPLVFGVALFIGCVAMVSSNAMAVILDEFPHIAGTASSLAGTLRFGVGAIVGALLSLANFASAWPMVWSIAICATLSLLLYWYASRTRKPAAAH; this comes from the coding sequence ATGCTGATGCCTTTATCGATTGATATGTACCTGCCAGCGATGCCGGAGATCGCCAGAGAGTATGGCGTCAGCGCCGGCAGCGTGCAGATGACGCTCAGCGCCTATATTCTCGGTTTTGCGCTGGGTCAGCTGTTTTATGGCCCGCTGGCGGACAGCTTTGGCCGCAAGCCGGTGATTACCATCGGTACGTTGATTTTCGCTCTGGCGGCAGCGGCCTGCGCCATGTCGCAGAGCGTTGAGCAGCTCATTAATATGCGTTTTCTGCATGGTCTTTCAGCTGCGGCGGCCAGCGTGGTTATCAATGCGTTGATGCGTGATTCCTTCTCGAATGAGGAGTTCTCGCGCATGATGTCCTTTGTAATGCTGGTGACTACCGTTGCGCCGCTGCTGGCACCGATTATTGGCGGCTGGCTGCTGGTGTTATGGAGCTGGCACGCTATTTTCTGGAGCCTGTCGCTGGCGGCGCTGGCGGTGACGCTGATGGTGGTTACGCAGATCAAAGAAACCCTGCCAAAGGAGCAGCGTCAACGCTTTCATCTGCGCACCACGCTACGTAACTTCCTCTCGCTGTTTCGCCATAAGCGCGCCTTCAGCTATATGCTGGCGAGCGGTTTCTCTTTTGCCGGTCTGTTTTCTTTCCTTAACGCCGGGCCTTTCGTCTATATCGAGGTCAATCACGTATCGCCACAGCATTTCGGCTATTACTTTGCGCTCAACGTGGTGTTCCTGTTTATCATGACGTTGATCAACAGCCGTTCCGTACGCCGTTTTGGCCCACTGGCGATGTTTCGCTTTGGCCTGATAATACAGTTTTTAATGGGCATCTGGCTGCTGATCGTCAGCGCGCTGAATCTGGGCTTTCTGCCACTGGTGTTTGGCGTGGCGCTATTTATCGGCTGCGTGGCGATGGTTTCCTCCAACGCGATGGCGGTGATCCTCGATGAGTTCCCGCATATTGCCGGTACTGCTTCTTCCCTGGCGGGAACGCTGCGCTTTGGCGTGGGGGCGATTGTTGGCGCGCTGCTCTCTCTGGCTAATTTTGCCAGCGCCTGGCCGATGGTCTGGTCAATCGCGATCTGTGCTACGCTTTCCCTGCTGCTTTACTGGTATGCCAGCCGCACGCGCAAGCCTGCCGCTGCTCATTAA
- the rsuA gene encoding 16S rRNA pseudouridine(516) synthase RsuA: MRLDKFLSQQLEVSRAIAARELRAKRVTVDGEIVRDGAFKVQPEHQVEYDGNLLQLQVGPRYFMLNKPQGYVCSTDDPDHPTILYFIEEPTAWKLHAAGRLDIDTTGLVLLTDDGQWSHRITSPRHHCEKTYLVTLESPLREDTAQIFAAGVQLHGEKAPTKPAVLEALSDTEVRLTISEGRYHQVKRMFAAVGNHVVALHRERIGDIVLDAALEPGEYRPLTEEEIASVGVPR; this comes from the coding sequence ATGCGACTTGATAAATTTCTTTCCCAACAACTGGAAGTCAGCCGGGCTATTGCCGCACGGGAATTACGGGCGAAACGCGTCACGGTAGACGGTGAAATCGTGCGCGACGGCGCGTTTAAAGTGCAGCCGGAACATCAGGTTGAATATGATGGCAATCTGCTGCAGCTTCAGGTCGGCCCGCGTTACTTTATGCTGAATAAACCGCAGGGCTATGTCTGCTCCACCGACGATCCCGATCATCCTACCATCCTTTATTTTATCGAGGAGCCGACGGCCTGGAAGCTGCACGCGGCAGGGCGGCTTGATATTGATACCACGGGCCTGGTACTGCTGACCGATGACGGACAGTGGTCGCACCGTATTACTTCGCCTCGTCACCATTGCGAAAAAACCTATCTGGTGACGCTGGAATCGCCGCTGCGCGAGGATACCGCGCAGATCTTCGCCGCTGGCGTGCAGCTGCATGGCGAAAAGGCTCCTACCAAACCAGCGGTGCTGGAAGCCCTGAGTGATACCGAAGTGCGTTTGACCATCAGCGAAGGGCGCTACCATCAGGTGAAACGTATGTTTGCCGCAGTGGGTAACCATGTCGTTGCGCTGCATCGCGAGCGTATCGGCGACATCGTGCTGGATGCCGCGCTGGAGCCGGGGGAATACCGTCCACTGACCGAAGAAGAGATTGCCAGCGTCGGCGTGCCGCGCTGA